Part of the Flagellimonas eckloniae genome, ACAGAATAATAATATTTGCCACTTTTGCCAAAGTTACTGTCCAGAAATTCCAGGGATTTTTGCTTCAAATCCTTTCCTGTAAAAATGCCAAGTTTGTACATTTTTTCAGCGGTCACTTTTCCAACTCCGTAGAACTTTCTAATATCCAGTTCTTCCAAGAATTGAATAACCTCTTCCGGATTTACAGTTTTTTGTCCATTAGGCTTATTATAGTCACTGGCAACTTTGGCAATAAATTTATTGATGGAAATTCCAGCAGAAGCTGTCAATCCTGTTTTGTCTAAAATCTTTTGTCGAATTTCTTTAGCGACAAGCGTTGCGGAGGGGTTTCCCTTTTTGTTTTCGGTTACATCAAGATAAGCTTCATCCAATGAAAGTGGCTCTACCAAATCAGTATACTCAAAAAATATTGCGCGTACCTGCTGTGAAATTTCTTTGTACCGATCATACCGGGGTTTTACAAAAATTAAATCTGGGCAATTTCTTCTGGCAATGTATCCTGCCATGGCACTGCGAACACCAAATTTTCGAGCCTCATAACTAGCAGCAGAAACAACGCCGCGTTTTGACCCTCCGCCCACAGCAACAGGTTTTCCTTTAAGTTCAGGATTATCATGTTGCTCTACAGAAGCATAGAATGCATCCATATCCACATGTATGATTTTTCGTAAAGGAAAATCCAAATCCATACCCAAATTTAGGCTATATTTAGTTTGATGGAACACTTGGAAATTGAACGTAAGTTTTTGGTAAAATCAAATGCTTATAAAGATGGGGCAAAATCCCAAACACGAATTGTACAAGGGTTTTTAAATACCCATTCTGAGCGAACGGTTAGGGTAAGAATTAAAGGAGAGCAGGGATTTTTGACCATAAAAGGAATGAGCAATGAATCTGGCACAACACGATTTGAATGGGAAACTGAAATATCTGTAGCCGAAGCAACTAACCTTATCGATTTATGTGAGCCCATTATTCTGGAAAAGATTCGGTATGAGGTGCCGGTTGGAAAACATAGTTATGAGGTGGACGAATTTTTAGGAGAGAACAAAGGACTGATTGTTGCAGAGATAGAATTAGACCACGAAGATGAGGTTTTTAAAAAACCTGATTGGCTAGGAAAAGAAGTTACCGGTGAAGTGAAGTATTATAATTCACAACTATCTAACCAACCCTATAATCAATGGAAAAAGCATTGATATAAAGTATTATTTTTCCCTTACCGGAATCCAAATTTCTTCTTCTGAATTTGGGTCATTGCTCCTATACCTACTTCCTAAAACTTCAAAGTGAGGTCTATTATCCAATAGATATTCTGAGTTGGGGAGCCATTTCGTAAAAATATATTGAAATATACTTTTGTCTTGGCTGGGACCTTTATAAAAAAACACTGCATACATACCTCCTTCAAGAGTAAAGTGATTCATTTCATTTGGAACAGTATCAAAATTGGTCACTTCTGCAACCGCCCACTTCGTGAACCCTTTTTTTGGGTCAAAACCCGTAAAATATGATGGGTCGTATACTTGCATTGATATCAAATCTGAGGTAGCCCTGTTCTTAATTTCATGCACTCTGGGCATAAGGCTGCCCCAAAGCTCGCCGGTTCGGTCGGCCAATAAATTCATACTAAGAGATACCCCAACTAGCTTTTTTGGATGCAATAGTTTTATGGCTGATTGCATATACTTCTGCTAAAGAGCACCTTTGAATTGGTCTAAAAAGCGAATGTCGTTCTCGCTCAATAGTCGTATGTCTGAGATTTGATGTAACAAAAGTGCAATACGATCAATACCCATACCAAAAGCAAAACCTGAATAGACCTCTGGGTCTATATCACAATTTTGTAGAACATTGGGATCAACCATACCACATCCCATAATCTCGAGCCAGCCAGTGCCTTTTGTCATGCGATAATCCGTCTCGGTTTCAAGGCCCCAATATACATCCACCTCGGCACTTGGCTCTGTAAATGGGAAATAGGAGGGGCGCAATCTAATCTTTGATTTTCCAAACATTTCAGAAGTAAAATATTGCAATGTTTGTTTCAAATCGGCAAAGGAAACATCCTTATCAACATATAAACCTTCTACTTGATGAAAAAAACAATGAGATCTTGCCGAAATAGCTTCATTTCGATAAACTCTTCCTGGCGAAATGGTACGAATAGGAGGCTTATTACTTTCCATATATCGCACCTGTACAGAAGAGGTATGGGTTCGCAACAAGATATCTGGATCTGTTTGAACAAAGAATGTATCCTGCATATCTCGCGCAGGATGGTATTCTGGTAAGTTCAAAGCTGTAAAGTTGTGCCAATCATCTTCAATTTCGGGGCCTTCTGAAACATTAAATCCAATCCTGGAAAAAATATCAATAATTTTATTTTTTACTATGGAAATGGGATGTCTTGCACCTATTTCAATAGGTTCACCAGGTCTGGTTAAATCCCCATACTGCCCTTTGGTGTCTGTAGTATTTTCAAGAGCTTGTTTTAAGACAGTTACTTTGTTCGCGGCTGCAGCTTTAAGCTGATTGACTACCTGACCAAATTCTTTTTTTTGATGATTAGGGACATTTTTAAACGCTCCGAAGAAGTCATTCAAAAGACCTTTCTTTCCTAAATATTTTATTCGGAAAGTTTCTATTTCATCTTTGGAGGTCGAAACGAATTGCTCTATCTCTTTAATATGCTCCTTTATGGTTTCAATCATAGCTGTTGGCACAATTTATTGGCCAACAAATTTAGTGATTTGTCCTTGAATATATAGGCAATCATAAGGTGAACACCTACCGTTGCACATTTAATTGGAGAATTCATCTTTTATGTTGAGTTCTACCCAGGCCATGCAACTTTTAAAATCATCAAAAATATGTTTTGTTGGAATCAAATCTGGGATAATGTCAATTCGCTCCATCATGTATTTGGGTTGATCCAGAACGTTTACAAGTAAAACATGTACATCCCTGTTTTTTAAATCTTGAAGAACATCTTCCATGGCGTATAATCCCGATTGATCCATATACTGCATACGCCCCATCCTAATTATAACTGCAGATGCTGTATCTGGAATTTGATTTGCAAGCTGCTGAAATTCGCTGGTTGAACCAAAGAACAAAGGGCCTTTAACATGCTTTATAAAAACTTCCTGTGCCAAATTGTTTGGAAAGTCTTTTTCATCGGCCCATGCCTTTTCTTGTGTCAATGGTTTTACATCTGACCGTTTTGCAGTTAGATCACCCATTTTTTTCATAAACATCAACGATGCAAAGACCAATCCAATGCCCACGGCATATACCAAGTTCCATGTGGAAGAAAGCACCATTACGGATAACATGATGATAACTTCGGAACTTAATTTAACGGGTCCTAGTTTTATATCTTTTGGAAGATAGGGAATGGCTTTTAATCCTTTGTAGTCCATTACACCGATTCCGACTGTTACCAATATACCTGCCAAAACCGCTGCTGGAATTTGGGATGCCACAGGACCAAGGGCCAATAGTATAATTAATAACAGAATTCCTGCAATCATGCCAGATAATCTGGTTTTACCACCTGAATTAATATTCACCACTGTTCTAATCGTGGCTCCCGCCCCAGGAATACCTCCAAAAAGAGCAGCTACACTATTACCAATTCCTTGCCCCACCAATTCTTTATTTGGCTTGTGTTTGGTTTGGGTCATATTATCCGCAACTACTGATGTTAGCAGGGAATCAATGGCGCCAAGAAGAGATAGTGTGAGCGCAGTAAAAATATATGGGGCAATGGAGCTAATTTTAAACTGTGTGAAAATTTCCAAATTTGGGATGGGCAATCCACTGGGGATTTCCTCAATTGGACGATAATTGATTCCAAATCCGTATGCAACACCAGAAACCACTACCAAAGCAACTAAAGTACTTGGAACGGCCGTTGTAATTCGTTTAAAACCATAGATAATAAAAATAGTGGCCAATGCCAATGTCAATTCCAGCCAATTAATCTTTTTTAGTGCTCTTGGCAATACTTTGAAAGTCCCCACCACCCCAGAGGCATCTTTTGCAGCCAAAGTTTTAGCTTCTTTTTGCATATCTGCTGGTGTAATTTGTTCGGCTCTTTTTATGGTTTCTTCAAAATCTTCAAGAACCAAAATTCCTTCTCCAGCTTCTTCCTTGAGAATATTTTCTAAGATTTCTTCCTCGGCATCTGCCATAAATCGACTTACATACTCTTCATCCTCTTTAGGATAATAACCTATGGCAGGAAGAATTTGGGTTACTAGAATGATAACACCAATGGCTGTCATAAACCCTGAAACTACCGGATAGGGAATATATTTTATGTACTTACCCAGTCCCAACAACCCAAGGCCTATCTGCATAATACCGGCTAAAAGAAATATGGTGAGAATTGCTGGGAGGGCTTTTTCTATATCGCCATCATTTATAGCAACAATACCGGCAATAACAACCATACTTACAGCAGTCATTGGAGCTGTAGGTCCAGATATTTGAGTGTTTGTCCCTCCAAAAAGTGCAGCAAAAAAACTAATAAAGATTGCTCCATATAATCCTGCACTGGGGCCAAGACCGGAACTTACTCCAAATGCAAGTGCCAGTGGCAAGGCTACTATACCAGCAGTAATGCCACCAAATAAATCTCCTCTAAAATGTTTAAACATTGCTGATCGGTTATTATAGAAGTATTGCTGTCAAGATAGCAATTTTGCGAAACTAAAAAAGGCCAATGAAATGTTAAACATAGGCCTTTTAAAATTATAATTGATAAGTGTTTTACATATAACTGACCTTTCCATTAGAAATATCATACATACCTCCAACAATAAGTATTTCTCCATTGTCTTCCATCTCTTTTAGGACAGGACTTTGGTTTCTAATGTTATCAATGGTCATCCGCACATTTTTTTCCGCAACAGCGTTCACAAAATCAATATTTTTAGATGTACGTTCAGCAGCATCGGCAGGTTCTGAAACAGCTTTCACGGCAGGTCTTATTTTGCTAAGAAGCTCCGTTAAGTTTCCCATTTTGGCATCGTCACATGCTCCTTTTACAGCACCGCAACTTGTATGTCCCAACACCACTATTATTTTGGTGCCAGCCAATTTACAGGCAAATTCCATGCTTCCAAGAATATCTTCATTGACAATATTACCAGCTACACGAGCACTAAAAATATCACCAACTCCTTGATCAAATATGAGTTCTGCGGAGACACGGGAGTCTATACAGCCCAAAATAGTCGCAAAAGGATACTGTCCTGTTGTTGTTTCAACAACTTGGGTCAAGAGGTTTCTATCCGTTTGATTTTGATCCACAAAACGTTTGTTGCCTTCTTTTAAAAGTTCCCATGCCGCATTGGGATTTAAAGCTGCTTGTGTTTCTTTAGTCTGTGTTATCATGTGCTAGATTTTTATGTCGATTAATATCTAATTTGAAAAATTTAATATAACTCTCTGGATTTTCAACCACACCCCTTTCGGAAACAAGCTTTATCCCAATATTTTTATTTCTTGCTTTTTCAGAGAAATCTTCAAGGATTTCAATGATGTCGTTATCTAAAAATCGCGTCTTCCTAACATCCAATTCAAGATATGAATTTTCGGGAAGACTGTCTAATTCCTTAAGAATGGCTCCTTTATTAAAGAAGGTTACTTCTTCGGCGAAGGTCATTTTTATTTTATGGGCCCCGTTGCTTTTATCTTCAATATGAAGGAAATGCGAATTTTGATAACTTTTTATCAAGATTACAACAATACCAACCGCCAGTCCCATACCTATTCCAATAAGCAAATCGGTAAATACAATTCCCAATACGGTAACCACAAAAGGGACAAATTGTTTCCAACCCAAATTGTACATTTTTTTAAATAATCCTGGTTTGGCCAATTTATATCCTACTATAAAAAGGATTGCCGCCAAGACGGATAGAGGAATCATGTTGAGTAGTTTGGGAATAAGCATAACTGAAATCAACAGGAAAAAGCCATGAATAATTGCAGAAGCTTTTGTTCTTCCGCCGGATTGAATGTTTGCGGAACTACGCACAATAACTTGGGTAACTGGCAAACCACCGAGCATTCCAGAAATACTATTGCCAACTCCCTGTGCCAAAAGTTCCTTATTTGTTGGGGTAGTTCTTTTATGGGGATCCAACTTATCAGTAGCTTCAACGCAAAGAAGGGTTTCTAAACTGGCAACCAAAGCAATGGTAAAGGCGGTAATCCAAATTTCCGGATTCCCTATTACGGCGAAGTTTGGAAAACTTAAAAGTGTTCCGAAAGACTGAATGCTATCCGGAATAGGGACGCTTACCAGATGATCATTGGAAATGGAAAGTGATGCATTGTCTTTTGTAAAAATATAGTACAATATTCCAACGACAACAGCAACCAAAGGACCTTGTACCAATTGAAATATTTTTGATTTCTTACTCAGCACCTTATCCCACAAAATAAGAATAAACAGAGCTGCAACGGCTATAAGGGTTGCACCAGGACTTATAAAATTAAAGGTGTTTATGATTTCACTAAATGTATTTTCGCCATCGACCTGAAAGAATGAAAAATCCCCTTCTGGATCGGAATCATAGCCAAAAAAGTGGGGAATCTGTTTTAGGATTATAATTATCCCAATACCTGTCAACATTCCTTTAATAACAGATGACGGAAAATAATAGGCTATCACCCCGGCCTTTAAAATACTGAAGATGATTTGTATTAATCCTCCAAGAACTACGGCTACCAAAAAATTTTCAAAGCCTCCCAAAGTGCCAATAGCGGTAAGAACAATAGCTGCAAGGCCCGCAGCCGGACCACTTACACCTATTTGGGAGCCACTGAGCGCTCCAACAATAATACCTCCAACAATTCCTGCAATTAATCCAGAAAACAAAGGAGCTCCACTCGCAAGTGCAATTCCCAAACAGAGTGGCAGTGCCACAAAGAAAACCACAATACTTGCAGGCAAGTCATTTTTTATATACTTGAACATAAAAATAAGATTTAGCCTTCAAAGGATAAATTTTGTTGAAGGCAGTTGAAAATTAATTAAACTTAAGATATTGAAGTTACGCCAATTTACGAGGAGGGGGGAGAAGAATATCAGCTTTAAAATCTGAACTGAAATTTATATAGATAGCGTAATTTTGAGATTGATTTTGAAAGTAATCACAGTTTGATACTAGGGAATTAGTATAGAACATGTCTTTTTCATCAAACTTCTTTTCTGACTCCTTCTCTTTGCTTTTTTCTTCCTCACTATTATCCAAAAAAACAAACATATCGTAGTCCTTGTCCAATAGGGGCAAAACAGAAGGAGCCAATATGGAAAATATTAGCATTATTGCGATTAATGGAAAGGCTATCGTTTTTAACACCTTGCTTGTTTTAAGGTAAAAATAATAGTAAAGCTATTAATTTTTCTTAAATAAATTTTAAAAATCCTTTAGCAGCCTAATATTTTCATCCAGTAACCATCCAGTTTGCCCATCTGTAAGCTTAATTTTTCTCCAATCATTTAGCTTATCAAGGACGTTCACTTTGGTTCCTTCATGCAGTGTAAATACAATTTCACTATTGTTATTGGGCTCGGAAGTAATTTTAACTTCCTGACTATAAATAATGGCAGGGCTATCATTTTTGAATTCCTGATATTGAAGATACGCAATCAAAATGCTTAGAGCACCAAGAATGAGTGATAGTATGCTAGTTATGAATGCAATACGCTTCTGAGTGGCAAAACGCAAGAAGAAGTAGGACAAATACGCTAAAACAAACAAAAAGATGAATGCGATTGCTATATATGCCCATTGATCAAAAGAGAGAAAATTTACAAAGTCGCTGTACAGTTGGGCAATTTCCGTTTTGGGCATTTCTTCAACCGCATCCAATCGCATGTTCTGGGCATAGGCCAGATTGTTTACTATTTCACTATCACTTGGCTTTAAAAGCAATGCTTTTTCATAATAATAGATGCTGGGACCAATAGCATTTAACTTATAATGGCAATTTCCCAAGTTAAAATATAGTTCTGCAGAGTGCTCCCCATTTTTAAGGATTTGCTGATAATTTTCAATTGCTTTTGAATATTCTCCTTTGTTGTAATTTTCGGTTGCCCTTGAAAAAAGAGCACTATTCTGGGAAATTCCAGAGGTGAAAACAAACAAACAAATTAGAAAGGATATTTTTTTTATGCTCATAATTGCTTATCCAATTTAGAGATTACCTCGCTAGCTTTTTCGTAATCATTTTGCATTTGCACATCCGAAAATGGGCTGTAGCGAGCCATTTCACAATTCTTAAGAAGACCAATAAAACCAGTACTATCATCTTCATTTACTCCTTTTTCAGCAAGAATAGACGTAATTTTTTCTTTACTGAATTCAGAGGTCTCAATCTTCAATTTTGCTTTTAAGTAATTATGGAGCCCCTTTTCAAGGGCAACATAGAATGCCTCCTTATTGCCCAGTTCTTTTTTAGATGTTGAAAGGTATTTTTTGGCAAGCTTGTTGGCCAATTTTATTTTATTTCCAACCGCATCACTAGCAATTGCCTCTCTTTTCTTAAATGAGAATACTGCAATTGGTATCAACAACAAGGGAGCAAACAAAAAGAGATAAAATTTAGTGGAGCCAAAGAAATAATTGGTTCCTATTTTGTTGAGGTTAGGCGTCAATTTAATAAAATGGAACTGCTTTCCAGTAGGCACCACAAATTGTTTGTTGTTTGATGAATTGGCAATACTGGACGAAGATGAATTTACAGGCCCTTCCAATACTTCAATATTGATTTCTTCAGAATTAAGGGTGACGTATCTTGAGGTCTTTGGATTGAAATAACTAAAGGAAATACTAGGGATTGGATATTTACCCCTAAACGAAGGAACAATGGTATAATTATTAGCTACTTTGCCTTCCATTCCAGAACTGCTTGTTCGTACACTTTCATCAAATTCTGGTTCGTAAACTTCCAAAGCACTTGGAAGTTCAGGTTCCGGCAATTGAAAAAGTTTTAGATTCCCTTTTCCAGATACTTCTACTTTAGCTTGAAGCGATTCTGATGCATTCAATTGGGTTTTGCTAGCGGTGACAGAAAATTTAAAATCACCTACTGCTCCACTAAAATTTACTGGCTTCCCTGCTTCAGGCAAAGCTTTTACATTCAATGTTCGTTTACCCGCTGAAACCGTTTTGCTTGTTTGTGTATATATGCGACCTCCAAAAAAGTCTCTTCTATTGGTTGGGACATCAACAAATACTTCTAAGGAAAGCGGTTCAATTTCTAAATTCCCTGATCGCTGTGGATATAGCACAACTCTTTTTAGGATAACATAGCGATAGGGTTTGCCTTGGTACGTGCCATTTTGGGCAGAATGTTTTGTTACTGGAATATCCTGACTCCAAAAATTGTTGTATTTGGGATTGTCCAATGGACGATAATTGGTAACACTGATATTTGGGCTTACATACAGTTTATATACTACACTTACCGCTTCATTGAGATATGGACTGCCCTTTGAAACTTCGGCTACAAGGTGGAGATTCTCGTCTGCAACATCATCCACGGTTTTTTGATCACTAGGTTTATCTACAGCGGCAGTTACTTCAACCGTTTTTGGGAGGGTTTTATAGGTCTCACCACTTATTTCAATAGTTGCTTGGTTTATGGTAAACTTTCCTCTTGCCGTAGGAACCAAGATATAAGAATAGGATTTGGAAAAACTTCGTTTACCATTAATCCAAGAAGAACTTATGGATTGTGAAGGCCCCATTACCACTTTGAAACCTTCAAAAGATGGAGCACTAAAATTATCTCCATCCTTATTCATTGCAAACTCTACCCTAAGACGTTCATTTATGCCAAGTTTTTCCTTGCTAAGTTTCATCTCAAAAGTAACCTCCCCTTCTTGGGCATAGATGGAAAGCCCCATAAAAAGGAATATGTACAAAGCCACTAAAATGCTTTTTGATTTAAACATTACCAATCCTTCTCATTTTTTATTTTCTTACCCTTTACTTTTTTGGCTTCCATTTTTTCCTGCACCTTCTTTTCTTCATTTTGCATTGCCTCTAACAAGTTTTGAATTTGCTGTTTTGAAAGCTGGTTTGGTCTTGGCTGTTGTTTTTGTTCTTCAGGTTGGTTCCCTTCATTAGGCTTCTTTTCTTGTTCCTTCTTTTCATCCCCTTCACCTTCTTTATTTTCTTCAGGCTTATTTTCCCCATTATCTCCTTCATCACCCTTATCCTTGTTTTCATCTTCATTTTGCTCTCCTTCATCATTTTTTTCGTTCTCCCCCTCGTCGTTCTGATCCTTGTTTTTATCCTTTTGGTCTTCCTGATCTTGATTGTCCTTGTTGTCTTGGTTTTCGTCGTTTTTTTGTTCGTCTTGTTGCTTTTTTAGCATTTCTTTGGCTAAGGCAAGGTTGTAACGTGTCTCTTCATCTGTAGGATTGTTGCGCAATGCCTCTTTATAAGCTTCAACAGCTTTTTCGTATTCTTTGCTCTTCATGAACACATTGCCCATATTGTGAAAGGACTTGTGTTTGTCCGTTTTTGAAGAAGCTTTTTCCCCCGCTTGTTTAAAACGGCCAAAAGCTTCACCAAAACTTTCCCTATTGTAATAAGCGGTACCTAAATTGAATGGAGCTGTTGCATTTTTATCGCTTTTGGAAATGGCTCTTCGATAGTCAGATTCTGCCATGAGAAAATCATTGGCAGTGAGTTGCTTGTTTGCTTCCCAGGTAAGGTTTGTTGAGGCAGTAAGCGCTTTTTCCGCTTCCTTCAACGCTTTTGTTTCTTCCTGTGCTTGTGCGTTAAGCCCAATAAAAAAAGTTAGACCCAACAATAACCTCATCTTATACATCGTCATGTTCATTAAAAAGATTAAGTTTTTTCAACCATTTTGTTTTTCTATCCAAAAGGAAAATATCCAAAAATAAAAATAAAAGCCCTATACCCAAGAACCACTGAAATTGGTCTTTATACTCGGCGAACTGTTTGGCTTCAAACTCTTTTTTATCCATCTGGTTTAATTGTTCCTTAATATATTCTACGGCTTTTCCCGTATTGGAACCATCAATATATTCTCCATTGCCCTCACTTGCAATTTCGGTTAAGACGTCTTCATTAAGTTTTGTAATGACAACTTCTCCTTGGTTGTCTTTCTTCAAGCTTTCAACAATGCCATTTTTTTTGATGGGAATTGGTGCTCCTTTTGGTTTTCCAACACCAATGGTAAAAATTCGGATGCCACTTTGTGTTGCATTCTCTACGGCATCAATGGTAGAGCGTTCCGAATGATCTTCTCCATCTGAAACAATAAATAGAACCCTGTTGGTCTGTTCCGAATCATCATAATAGGTGCTTGCCAAATCTATGGCCGCATTAATTGCTGTCCCTTGTGATGATAGCATGTTGGTGTTCATACTTTGCAGGAACATTTTTGCTGCTCCGTAGTCAGTGGTAATTGGTAATTGTGGGTATGCTTGACCGGCGTATGCAATGATTCCAATGCGGT contains:
- the dinB gene encoding DNA polymerase IV, which gives rise to MDLDFPLRKIIHVDMDAFYASVEQHDNPELKGKPVAVGGGSKRGVVSAASYEARKFGVRSAMAGYIARRNCPDLIFVKPRYDRYKEISQQVRAIFFEYTDLVEPLSLDEAYLDVTENKKGNPSATLVAKEIRQKILDKTGLTASAGISINKFIAKVASDYNKPNGQKTVNPEEVIQFLEELDIRKFYGVGKVTAEKMYKLGIFTGKDLKQKSLEFLDSNFGKSGKYYYSVVRGIHNSAVKPHRIPKSVGAERTFFENLSSEIFMLEKLENIANELERRLQKSKIAGKTLTLKIKYSDFTLQTRSKTLPYFISTKELILDTAKELLYQSNLENSVRLLGISLANLNTEKKKEEPKKESVSVQLEFDF
- a CDS encoding CYTH domain-containing protein translates to MEHLEIERKFLVKSNAYKDGAKSQTRIVQGFLNTHSERTVRVRIKGEQGFLTIKGMSNESGTTRFEWETEISVAEATNLIDLCEPIILEKIRYEVPVGKHSYEVDEFLGENKGLIVAEIELDHEDEVFKKPDWLGKEVTGEVKYYNSQLSNQPYNQWKKH
- a CDS encoding GyrI-like domain-containing protein — translated: MQSAIKLLHPKKLVGVSLSMNLLADRTGELWGSLMPRVHEIKNRATSDLISMQVYDPSYFTGFDPKKGFTKWAVAEVTNFDTVPNEMNHFTLEGGMYAVFFYKGPSQDKSIFQYIFTKWLPNSEYLLDNRPHFEVLGSRYRSNDPNSEEEIWIPVREK
- the pheS gene encoding phenylalanine--tRNA ligase subunit alpha, with translation MIETIKEHIKEIEQFVSTSKDEIETFRIKYLGKKGLLNDFFGAFKNVPNHQKKEFGQVVNQLKAAAANKVTVLKQALENTTDTKGQYGDLTRPGEPIEIGARHPISIVKNKIIDIFSRIGFNVSEGPEIEDDWHNFTALNLPEYHPARDMQDTFFVQTDPDILLRTHTSSVQVRYMESNKPPIRTISPGRVYRNEAISARSHCFFHQVEGLYVDKDVSFADLKQTLQYFTSEMFGKSKIRLRPSYFPFTEPSAEVDVYWGLETETDYRMTKGTGWLEIMGCGMVDPNVLQNCDIDPEVYSGFAFGMGIDRIALLLHQISDIRLLSENDIRFLDQFKGAL
- a CDS encoding SulP family inorganic anion transporter; translated protein: MFKHFRGDLFGGITAGIVALPLALAFGVSSGLGPSAGLYGAIFISFFAALFGGTNTQISGPTAPMTAVSMVVIAGIVAINDGDIEKALPAILTIFLLAGIMQIGLGLLGLGKYIKYIPYPVVSGFMTAIGVIILVTQILPAIGYYPKEDEEYVSRFMADAEEEILENILKEEAGEGILVLEDFEETIKRAEQITPADMQKEAKTLAAKDASGVVGTFKVLPRALKKINWLELTLALATIFIIYGFKRITTAVPSTLVALVVVSGVAYGFGINYRPIEEIPSGLPIPNLEIFTQFKISSIAPYIFTALTLSLLGAIDSLLTSVVADNMTQTKHKPNKELVGQGIGNSVAALFGGIPGAGATIRTVVNINSGGKTRLSGMIAGILLLIILLALGPVASQIPAAVLAGILVTVGIGVMDYKGLKAIPYLPKDIKLGPVKLSSEVIIMLSVMVLSSTWNLVYAVGIGLVFASLMFMKKMGDLTAKRSDVKPLTQEKAWADEKDFPNNLAQEVFIKHVKGPLFFGSTSEFQQLANQIPDTASAVIIRMGRMQYMDQSGLYAMEDVLQDLKNRDVHVLLVNVLDQPKYMMERIDIIPDLIPTKHIFDDFKSCMAWVELNIKDEFSN
- a CDS encoding carbonic anhydrase family protein is translated as MITQTKETQAALNPNAAWELLKEGNKRFVDQNQTDRNLLTQVVETTTGQYPFATILGCIDSRVSAELIFDQGVGDIFSARVAGNIVNEDILGSMEFACKLAGTKIIVVLGHTSCGAVKGACDDAKMGNLTELLSKIRPAVKAVSEPADAAERTSKNIDFVNAVAEKNVRMTIDNIRNQSPVLKEMEDNGEILIVGGMYDISNGKVSYM
- a CDS encoding SulP family inorganic anion transporter; the encoded protein is MFKYIKNDLPASIVVFFVALPLCLGIALASGAPLFSGLIAGIVGGIIVGALSGSQIGVSGPAAGLAAIVLTAIGTLGGFENFLVAVVLGGLIQIIFSILKAGVIAYYFPSSVIKGMLTGIGIIIILKQIPHFFGYDSDPEGDFSFFQVDGENTFSEIINTFNFISPGATLIAVAALFILILWDKVLSKKSKIFQLVQGPLVAVVVGILYYIFTKDNASLSISNDHLVSVPIPDSIQSFGTLLSFPNFAVIGNPEIWITAFTIALVASLETLLCVEATDKLDPHKRTTPTNKELLAQGVGNSISGMLGGLPVTQVIVRSSANIQSGGRTKASAIIHGFFLLISVMLIPKLLNMIPLSVLAAILFIVGYKLAKPGLFKKMYNLGWKQFVPFVVTVLGIVFTDLLIGIGMGLAVGIVVILIKSYQNSHFLHIEDKSNGAHKIKMTFAEEVTFFNKGAILKELDSLPENSYLELDVRKTRFLDNDIIEILEDFSEKARNKNIGIKLVSERGVVENPESYIKFFKLDINRHKNLAHDNTD
- a CDS encoding tetratricopeptide repeat protein — translated: MSIKKISFLICLFVFTSGISQNSALFSRATENYNKGEYSKAIENYQQILKNGEHSAELYFNLGNCHYKLNAIGPSIYYYEKALLLKPSDSEIVNNLAYAQNMRLDAVEEMPKTEIAQLYSDFVNFLSFDQWAYIAIAFIFLFVLAYLSYFFLRFATQKRIAFITSILSLILGALSILIAYLQYQEFKNDSPAIIYSQEVKITSEPNNNSEIVFTLHEGTKVNVLDKLNDWRKIKLTDGQTGWLLDENIRLLKDF
- a CDS encoding BatD family protein, whose translation is MFKSKSILVALYIFLFMGLSIYAQEGEVTFEMKLSKEKLGINERLRVEFAMNKDGDNFSAPSFEGFKVVMGPSQSISSSWINGKRSFSKSYSYILVPTARGKFTINQATIEISGETYKTLPKTVEVTAAVDKPSDQKTVDDVADENLHLVAEVSKGSPYLNEAVSVVYKLYVSPNISVTNYRPLDNPKYNNFWSQDIPVTKHSAQNGTYQGKPYRYVILKRVVLYPQRSGNLEIEPLSLEVFVDVPTNRRDFFGGRIYTQTSKTVSAGKRTLNVKALPEAGKPVNFSGAVGDFKFSVTASKTQLNASESLQAKVEVSGKGNLKLFQLPEPELPSALEVYEPEFDESVRTSSSGMEGKVANNYTIVPSFRGKYPIPSISFSYFNPKTSRYVTLNSEEINIEVLEGPVNSSSSSIANSSNNKQFVVPTGKQFHFIKLTPNLNKIGTNYFFGSTKFYLFLFAPLLLIPIAVFSFKKREAIASDAVGNKIKLANKLAKKYLSTSKKELGNKEAFYVALEKGLHNYLKAKLKIETSEFSKEKITSILAEKGVNEDDSTGFIGLLKNCEMARYSPFSDVQMQNDYEKASEVISKLDKQL
- a CDS encoding tetratricopeptide repeat protein, which gives rise to MRLLLGLTFFIGLNAQAQEETKALKEAEKALTASTNLTWEANKQLTANDFLMAESDYRRAISKSDKNATAPFNLGTAYYNRESFGEAFGRFKQAGEKASSKTDKHKSFHNMGNVFMKSKEYEKAVEAYKEALRNNPTDEETRYNLALAKEMLKKQQDEQKNDENQDNKDNQDQEDQKDKNKDQNDEGENEKNDEGEQNEDENKDKGDEGDNGENKPEENKEGEGDEKKEQEKKPNEGNQPEEQKQQPRPNQLSKQQIQNLLEAMQNEEKKVQEKMEAKKVKGKKIKNEKDW